Proteins encoded together in one Chryseobacterium sp. G0201 window:
- the tatC gene encoding twin-arginine translocase subunit TatC: MSEGKEMSFLGHIGELRGHLVRSMIAIIVAAFAVGFNINWIMDHIFFGPTRNDFPTFEIVNHFSRMILGEDSIHLPKEFPVRVQRLYQQFNVMMSVSIFGGIVGAFPYIVWELWRFIGPALHPRERKNSIFIINAIWILFMTGVLCGYFLILPFAINFGVIFKISDIIVPLYDLSDYTTLFLQVILGMGVIFLFPILIYFLTTIGILTPKFMRTYRRHAIVLIMVVAAIITPADVLSMIMAALPLLLLYEFSIIMCAYTHKKVLKREENLPAVQK, from the coding sequence GTGAGTGAAGGTAAAGAAATGTCCTTTCTTGGGCATATTGGAGAATTAAGAGGTCATCTTGTACGATCAATGATCGCGATCATAGTTGCCGCTTTCGCTGTTGGTTTTAATATCAACTGGATCATGGACCATATCTTTTTTGGACCTACCAGAAATGATTTCCCGACATTTGAAATCGTTAATCACTTTTCGAGAATGATTTTGGGAGAAGACAGCATTCACCTTCCGAAAGAGTTTCCTGTGCGTGTACAAAGGCTTTACCAGCAGTTTAATGTAATGATGTCCGTTTCTATTTTTGGTGGAATCGTTGGCGCATTTCCTTACATTGTTTGGGAGTTGTGGCGTTTTATCGGCCCAGCTTTGCATCCGAGAGAGAGAAAAAATTCAATCTTTATTATCAATGCGATTTGGATTCTTTTCATGACAGGCGTTTTATGTGGATATTTTTTAATCCTTCCTTTTGCTATTAATTTTGGGGTGATCTTCAAAATTTCAGATATTATTGTTCCGCTTTATGACTTAAGCGATTATACAACGTTATTTTTACAGGTTATTTTGGGGATGGGTGTTATTTTTCTTTTCCCGATCCTTATTTATTTCCTTACGACAATTGGAATTTTGACACCAAAATTCATGAGAACATACCGTCGTCACGCGATTGTTTTAATTATGGTTGTTGCGGCAATTATTACTCCTGCAGACGTTTTAAGTATGATCATGGCTGCGTTACCGTTACTTTTACTGTATGAATTCAGTATCATTATGTGTGCTTATACTCATAAGAAAGTTCTGAAACGTGAAGAAAATCTTCCTGCTGTTCAAAAGTAA
- a CDS encoding SIS domain-containing protein: protein MERPNIISIAKSTLEIEISELEKLKKRIGEDFAKAVEIIHSAKGKLIVVGIGKSAHVGNKIVATLNSTGTPSQFLHASEAIHGDLGVIQKQDVVLCISHSGNSPEIVTLVPYLKDYSSALIGMTGNKKSKLAEFSEIILDTHVDMEACPNKLAPTSSTTLQMALGDALAIALMELNDFKENDFAKFHPGGSLGKNLISKVDDFLSSQKPQVAEDSTVRDVIISISASRHGITVVTNEDKIIGVVTDGDLRRMLMKGEDVSKVLAKDIMSANPKTIEKDALAKEAMKILKENNIGQLIVTENGKYFGIIDLHKLLDEGIN from the coding sequence ATGGAAAGACCTAATATTATTTCAATCGCAAAAAGCACTTTAGAAATAGAAATTTCAGAACTTGAAAAATTAAAGAAAAGAATAGGCGAAGATTTTGCAAAAGCAGTTGAAATTATTCACTCGGCAAAAGGAAAATTAATCGTTGTAGGAATCGGAAAATCTGCTCACGTTGGAAATAAAATCGTAGCCACATTGAACTCTACAGGTACTCCATCGCAGTTTCTTCACGCTTCGGAAGCCATTCACGGAGATTTGGGAGTCATTCAAAAACAGGATGTTGTTTTATGTATTTCTCATTCAGGAAACTCTCCTGAAATTGTAACGCTGGTTCCTTATTTAAAAGATTATTCTTCCGCTTTGATCGGAATGACGGGCAATAAAAAAAGTAAACTTGCAGAATTTTCAGAAATCATATTAGATACTCATGTTGACATGGAAGCTTGTCCGAACAAATTGGCTCCAACAAGTTCAACAACTTTACAAATGGCTTTGGGAGACGCTTTAGCTATCGCTTTGATGGAATTGAATGATTTTAAAGAAAATGATTTTGCGAAATTTCACCCCGGAGGAAGTTTAGGAAAGAATTTGATTTCAAAAGTTGATGATTTTCTTTCTTCTCAAAAACCTCAGGTTGCGGAAGATTCTACTGTAAGAGATGTTATCATCTCGATCAGCGCCTCAAGACACGGAATTACCGTTGTAACGAATGAAGATAAAATCATCGGAGTTGTTACTGACGGAGATTTAAGACGAATGCTGATGAAAGGTGAAGATGTTTCTAAAGTTTTAGCGAAAGATATCATGTCTGCCAACCCAAAAACAATCGAAAAAGACGCTCTGGCAAAAGAAGCCATGAAAATTTTAAAAGAAAATAACATCGGACAGCTTATTGTAACTGAAAACGGAAAATATTTCGGAATTATTGATCTGCACAAGCTGTTGGATGAAGGAATAAATTAG
- a CDS encoding ATP-binding protein has product MLRKSIFARLNNWIIFSLMTIVVLTVVIASTILINFLRKEEIKRVDILVSALKLQQELDNPNLEIQALLLQIYGSNSTIPVILLDKQDRIMEHKNLPEEIGNNPEKIVTLAKKMSKSYTPIEIEIVKGDKQIVFYDNSPLLNNLRYSPYILGFFILCYFLFSFWFFRTIKKTDEGYLWAGLAKETAHQIGTPLSSMIGWMEIMKLDDPESEGIREIERDIERLRTISERFSKIGSIPELNDTDFNTTIQTNYDYLKTRISRKINFGLHLPNYDISVPHNKILMSWVIENLVKNAVDAMKGEGSISMSVFERNKNILIEVQDTGSGMTKQQARNAFNPGYSTKKRGWGLGLSLAKRVIQEYHHGDIKISQTELGKGTTFRITIKKA; this is encoded by the coding sequence ATCTTGAGAAAATCCATATTTGCCAGATTAAATAACTGGATTATTTTTAGCTTAATGACTATTGTAGTGTTAACAGTTGTTATCGCATCTACAATTTTGATTAATTTTTTACGTAAAGAAGAGATCAAAAGGGTTGATATTTTGGTGAGTGCCTTAAAGCTTCAACAGGAATTGGATAATCCTAATTTAGAAATTCAGGCATTACTTCTTCAGATTTATGGTTCAAATAGTACAATTCCTGTTATTCTTTTAGATAAGCAGGATAGAATTATGGAACATAAAAACCTGCCGGAAGAAATAGGAAATAACCCGGAAAAAATAGTGACTCTAGCCAAAAAAATGTCAAAAAGTTATACTCCTATCGAAATAGAAATTGTAAAAGGAGACAAGCAGATTGTTTTTTATGATAATTCTCCGTTGTTGAATAATTTACGCTATTCTCCATATATATTAGGATTTTTTATTTTATGTTATTTTCTGTTTTCGTTTTGGTTTTTCAGAACAATAAAGAAAACGGATGAGGGCTATCTTTGGGCAGGTCTGGCAAAGGAAACGGCACACCAGATCGGAACTCCATTATCATCAATGATCGGCTGGATGGAGATTATGAAGCTAGATGATCCTGAATCAGAAGGTATTCGCGAGATTGAAAGAGATATCGAAAGATTAAGAACTATTTCTGAAAGATTTTCAAAAATTGGATCTATTCCGGAATTGAATGACACGGATTTTAATACTACGATTCAAACGAATTATGATTATTTGAAAACCAGAATTTCAAGGAAAATAAATTTCGGACTGCATCTTCCCAATTATGACATTTCTGTTCCCCATAACAAAATTCTGATGAGCTGGGTGATAGAAAATTTGGTTAAAAATGCTGTTGATGCAATGAAAGGTGAAGGTTCTATTTCAATGTCAGTTTTTGAACGAAATAAAAATATTTTAATAGAAGTTCAAGACACAGGAAGCGGAATGACCAAACAACAGGCGAGAAATGCCTTTAACCCCGGATATTCAACAAAGAAAAGAGGTTGGGGCTTAGGATTATCGTTGGCAAAAAGGGTAATTCAGGAATATCATCATGGAGATATTAAAATTTCCCAAACCGAACTTGGAAAAGGGACGACTTTTAGAATTACAATTAAGAAAGCTTAA
- a CDS encoding MepB family protein — MIKELNRIEDSVFKTLQLNLSNIETDLECEEYFGHNFSLNNFKIKFRKAKITPTKNGQFVTLWRRNSDGKTEPFNASDDFDFYIIATEKDTQFGFFIFPKKILGEKQILTDRQKEGKRGFRVYPNWDEPESKQAEKTKNWQSKYFIDISDNNEIDFNKFKNIIEGIFN, encoded by the coding sequence ATGATCAAAGAACTAAACCGAATTGAAGATTCTGTTTTTAAAACCCTACAATTAAATCTATCGAACATTGAGACAGATTTAGAATGTGAAGAATATTTTGGTCATAACTTTTCACTTAATAATTTTAAAATTAAATTCCGGAAAGCTAAAATTACGCCTACCAAAAACGGCCAATTTGTGACTTTATGGAGAAGAAATTCTGACGGGAAAACTGAACCTTTCAACGCTTCCGATGATTTTGATTTTTATATTATCGCGACAGAAAAAGATACTCAATTCGGATTTTTTATCTTTCCTAAAAAAATATTAGGCGAAAAACAAATTTTAACGGATAGGCAAAAAGAAGGCAAACGAGGTTTTCGAGTTTACCCAAATTGGGATGAACCTGAAAGTAAGCAAGCTGAAAAAACTAAGAACTGGCAATCAAAATATTTTATTGACATTTCTGATAATAACGAAATAGATTTTAATAAATTCAAAAATATTATTGAAGGAATTTTTAATTAG
- a CDS encoding glycosyltransferase, translating to MKKISVMFILPDLETGGAERIVTTIANHLSRDRFEPKILLLRKTGGYLDLVKKDVEIIDINTERIRHSLKPILAEIYKRKPDIVFSGFGEVNAYLALFIKLFPRTKFIARETNVVTQHVTRKEIKFFYNFYNNYQRIIAQSDDMMKDLTSNFNIKSKKIIKINNPVDFEFIDQKLLTAVKPESFKYNYKNVVAIGNLSSRKGFDNLLKVFSRLKNENILLHILGDGKDKEILHQMKDFLGLKNVYFHGRQENPYQFLKFADLFILSSRYEGFPNVLLEAGACGTYSLANNCPGGINEIIQSRVNGEVSDIENHEDFSQKVMSILHGSYDKDSIKNSIRSRFSKDIILDRYEKVLLDLMKK from the coding sequence ATGAAAAAAATTTCTGTTATGTTTATTCTGCCGGATCTCGAAACCGGAGGCGCAGAAAGAATTGTTACCACAATAGCGAATCATCTTTCCAGAGATCGGTTTGAACCTAAGATTTTGCTTTTACGTAAGACAGGCGGATATCTTGATTTGGTTAAAAAAGACGTTGAAATTATTGATATTAATACAGAAAGAATCAGACATTCATTAAAGCCTATTCTTGCTGAAATTTATAAAAGAAAACCGGATATTGTATTTTCCGGATTTGGAGAAGTGAATGCTTATTTAGCATTATTTATTAAGCTTTTTCCGAGAACAAAATTCATTGCAAGAGAGACCAATGTTGTTACTCAGCATGTAACGAGAAAGGAAATAAAATTTTTCTATAATTTTTACAATAACTATCAGAGAATCATTGCGCAAAGTGATGATATGATGAAAGATTTAACGAGTAATTTCAACATTAAATCGAAGAAAATTATTAAAATAAATAATCCTGTTGATTTTGAATTTATAGATCAAAAACTATTAACAGCCGTAAAGCCTGAAAGTTTTAAATACAATTACAAAAATGTTGTAGCCATAGGAAATTTATCTTCCAGAAAGGGTTTTGATAATTTGTTGAAAGTTTTTTCAAGGCTTAAAAATGAAAATATTTTACTCCATATTTTAGGTGATGGAAAAGACAAAGAAATTTTACATCAAATGAAAGATTTCTTAGGATTAAAGAATGTTTACTTTCATGGAAGACAGGAAAATCCTTATCAATTCCTGAAATTTGCCGATCTTTTTATTCTTTCATCAAGATATGAAGGTTTTCCGAATGTATTATTGGAAGCCGGAGCTTGTGGAACGTATTCTTTAGCTAATAATTGTCCGGGCGGAATTAATGAAATCATCCAATCTCGAGTGAACGGAGAAGTTTCTGATATTGAAAATCACGAAGATTTTTCACAAAAAGTAATGAGCATTCTGCATGGAAGCTATGATAAAGATTCTATTAAAAATTCAATCAGATCAAGGTTTTCAAAGGATATTATTTTAGATCGATATGAAAAGGTTTTGCTTGATTTAATGAAGAAATAA
- the recQ gene encoding DNA helicase RecQ, translating into MSAKKANLSGELKKYFGFSTFKGQQEEIIENLLNGKDIFVLMPTGGGKSLCYQLPALISEGTAIVVSPLIALMKNQVDAVNGLSSESGVAHVLNSSLNKTQTKQVFDDITSGRTKLLYVAPESLIKEDYVDFFKDVKISFVAIDEAHCISEWGHDFRPEYRNLKSIIDKIADVPVIALTATATPKVQDDIQKTLGMTNALVFKESFNRANLYYEVRPKVNIDREIVKFINERKGKSGIVYCLSRRKVEEFAQLLQVNGINALPYHAGLDQKVRVANQDKFLMEDADVIVATIAFGMGIDKPDVRFVIHYDFPKSLESYYQETGRAGRDGGEGYCLSFYDPKDIEKLEKFLAQKPVSEREIGLQLLNEVVGYAETSMSRRQYILYYFGEIFDPITGEGAKMCDNASNPPKLKDATEDLKKVLELINMTGEKFKSKDLISVIVGKESAVTKSYKLEQTSFFGFGKEDKDNYWKTILRQATVQNFLQKDIETYGVLKISEKGQLVLKGELEHSFLIAEDREFDLSQTKAESDQVQMQANGSLDQKLFEQLKDLRKKVAKKYGIPPYTVFMDPSLEDMTVQYPITLDEIAKIYGVGEGKAKKYGKEFADFINTYVEDNNIERTQDMVLKQVANKSSHKVFIIQSTDKKIDLEDIARAKNLSMDDLLKEMERIVYQGTKLNIDYYIEDNFDEDIVDGFMEFMTESESDSMKVLLDEFGDELSDEEVRMLRIKFISDVAN; encoded by the coding sequence ATGAGCGCAAAAAAAGCCAATTTATCGGGCGAATTGAAAAAATATTTCGGATTTTCTACCTTCAAAGGTCAACAGGAAGAGATCATAGAAAATCTACTGAACGGAAAGGATATATTTGTTTTGATGCCTACAGGAGGGGGGAAGTCTTTATGCTACCAGCTTCCAGCTCTTATTTCTGAAGGAACCGCAATAGTGGTTTCGCCTTTGATAGCATTAATGAAGAATCAGGTGGATGCTGTAAATGGCCTTTCATCTGAAAGCGGAGTTGCGCACGTTTTAAATTCATCATTAAACAAAACGCAGACCAAACAGGTTTTTGACGATATTACAAGTGGCAGAACAAAACTGTTATATGTAGCTCCGGAATCTTTGATCAAAGAAGATTATGTTGATTTCTTTAAAGATGTCAAGATTTCTTTTGTTGCTATAGACGAGGCGCACTGTATCTCAGAGTGGGGGCACGATTTCAGACCGGAATACAGAAACTTAAAATCTATTATCGATAAAATTGCCGATGTTCCGGTGATTGCATTAACGGCAACGGCAACTCCAAAAGTTCAGGATGATATCCAGAAAACGTTGGGAATGACGAATGCTTTAGTCTTTAAAGAAAGTTTTAACCGTGCGAATTTATATTATGAAGTTCGCCCAAAGGTTAATATAGATAGAGAGATCGTTAAATTTATCAATGAGAGAAAAGGAAAATCAGGAATTGTTTATTGTTTAAGCCGAAGAAAGGTTGAAGAATTTGCTCAGCTTTTACAGGTGAACGGAATTAATGCACTTCCTTATCACGCCGGACTCGACCAAAAAGTACGAGTTGCCAATCAGGATAAATTTTTGATGGAAGATGCCGATGTGATTGTAGCTACGATTGCATTCGGAATGGGAATCGACAAACCTGACGTACGATTTGTAATTCACTATGATTTCCCAAAATCACTGGAAAGTTATTATCAGGAAACCGGTCGCGCAGGTCGGGATGGTGGCGAAGGCTATTGTCTGTCGTTTTACGATCCGAAAGATATTGAGAAATTAGAAAAATTCTTAGCTCAGAAGCCCGTTTCAGAAAGAGAAATCGGATTACAGCTTTTAAATGAAGTGGTAGGTTACGCCGAAACTTCAATGAGCAGAAGACAGTATATTCTGTATTATTTTGGTGAAATTTTTGATCCGATAACAGGTGAGGGAGCCAAAATGTGTGATAATGCATCCAATCCTCCGAAACTGAAAGATGCAACAGAAGACTTGAAAAAGGTGTTGGAACTGATTAACATGACTGGAGAAAAATTCAAGTCTAAAGATTTGATTTCTGTGATTGTTGGAAAGGAAAGCGCTGTTACAAAATCGTATAAATTAGAACAAACTTCCTTCTTCGGCTTCGGAAAAGAAGATAAAGACAATTATTGGAAAACAATTTTAAGACAGGCCACGGTTCAGAATTTCCTTCAAAAAGATATTGAGACTTATGGTGTTTTAAAAATTTCTGAAAAAGGACAATTGGTTTTAAAAGGAGAACTTGAACATTCATTTTTAATTGCTGAAGACCGGGAATTTGATCTTTCTCAGACAAAAGCTGAAAGTGATCAGGTTCAAATGCAGGCCAATGGAAGTTTAGACCAAAAACTATTTGAACAATTAAAAGACCTTAGAAAAAAAGTCGCAAAAAAATACGGAATTCCGCCTTACACGGTCTTCATGGACCCGAGTTTAGAAGACATGACGGTTCAATATCCTATCACATTGGATGAAATCGCCAAAATCTACGGAGTTGGCGAAGGAAAAGCCAAAAAGTATGGTAAAGAATTTGCGGATTTTATAAATACATATGTTGAAGATAACAACATAGAACGTACCCAAGATATGGTGTTGAAACAGGTTGCGAATAAATCCAGCCACAAAGTGTTTATCATTCAGAGTACGGATAAAAAAATTGACCTTGAGGATATTGCAAGAGCCAAAAACCTATCAATGGATGATCTGTTGAAAGAGATGGAACGTATTGTATATCAGGGTACAAAGTTAAATATAGATTATTATATCGAAGATAATTTTGATGAAGATATTGTAGACGGTTTCATGGAATTCATGACCGAATCTGAAAGCGACAGTATGAAAGTCTTGTTGGACGAATTTGGAGATGAACTTTCTGATGAAGAAGTGAGAATGTTGAGAATCAAGTTTATCAGTGACGTTGCTAATTAA
- a CDS encoding peptidase M61 gives MKKIALSLSVLATVLVSAQSIKTNIDLVNVKDDKVAVTMEFPKMKSGDIKFHFPKTVPGTYSVDDYGRFIEGIKFLDNKGKELTFTKVNDNTYSLKNAQNLTKVTYLVNDSFDDEMDTSKHKAVFSPSGTDIEQGKVYMINTHGFIGYIDNMQDVPYQLVVQKPTDFYGTTALVDQDKSESTDTYVLANYAKVTDSPLMYTKPDYITFNAGGMDLVLGVYSPTGKYKAADFKENLEKMVVAQKKFLGDMNTNKKYAILLYLSGTDGPQIKGFGALEHHESTSVVLPEMMPKDAIDKAITDVVSHEFFHTVNPLKTHSEEIHNFDYADPKMSQHLWMYEGGTEYFANLFQIQEGLIDKNEFLKRINEKITNSKNYDDTMPFTVMSKNVLLDQYKDQYRNVYEKGTLLAMCLDIELRKLSNGEMGYRDMIRKLSQRFGENKPFKDDKLIDELVTVTGYPQIKDFYNKYIAGNQPTPYAEYLSQVGVEIGKQETPPIFWLIKDPNQTGYNEKNNTFVFDESSALSPFSKSVGFKITDEVLALDGKTIDIKNVQAFINYSKTIKEGQNVTLTVLRKNGDKMDKIDLKGKAILDKLTMETLQYKANPTPAEKKLQDQWLTGKK, from the coding sequence ATGAAAAAAATAGCACTAAGTTTAAGCGTTTTGGCTACAGTTTTAGTCAGCGCTCAGTCTATTAAAACCAACATCGACCTTGTGAATGTAAAGGACGATAAAGTTGCCGTTACGATGGAATTCCCGAAAATGAAATCAGGCGACATCAAGTTCCATTTTCCTAAAACTGTTCCCGGAACCTATTCTGTGGATGATTACGGGAGATTTATAGAAGGTATCAAATTTTTAGACAATAAAGGAAAAGAACTGACTTTCACTAAAGTTAACGATAATACCTATTCTCTTAAAAATGCTCAGAACTTAACTAAGGTTACTTATTTGGTGAATGATAGTTTTGATGATGAAATGGACACTTCAAAACATAAAGCCGTATTTTCTCCGTCAGGAACTGATATCGAGCAAGGAAAAGTGTACATGATCAATACGCACGGTTTCATCGGATATATCGACAATATGCAGGATGTACCTTATCAATTGGTGGTTCAAAAACCAACTGATTTTTACGGAACAACAGCGTTAGTTGATCAGGATAAATCTGAATCTACAGACACTTATGTTTTGGCTAATTACGCAAAAGTGACCGATTCTCCATTGATGTACACAAAACCTGATTATATCACTTTCAATGCTGGAGGAATGGATCTTGTTTTGGGAGTTTACTCGCCAACTGGTAAATATAAAGCGGCAGATTTTAAAGAGAATTTAGAAAAAATGGTTGTGGCTCAAAAGAAATTTTTGGGTGATATGAATACCAATAAAAAATATGCGATCCTACTTTATCTTTCAGGAACAGACGGACCTCAAATCAAAGGTTTCGGAGCGTTAGAGCACCACGAATCTACAAGTGTGGTATTGCCTGAAATGATGCCTAAAGACGCGATCGACAAAGCGATTACAGATGTTGTTTCTCATGAATTTTTCCACACGGTAAATCCATTGAAAACACATTCGGAAGAAATTCACAACTTCGATTACGCTGATCCTAAAATGTCTCAACACCTTTGGATGTATGAAGGCGGAACGGAATATTTCGCTAATTTATTCCAAATTCAGGAAGGATTAATTGATAAAAACGAGTTCTTAAAGAGAATCAACGAAAAAATTACCAATTCTAAGAACTATGACGATACCATGCCTTTTACGGTAATGAGTAAAAATGTTCTTTTGGATCAATACAAAGATCAATACAGAAATGTGTACGAAAAAGGAACGCTGTTGGCGATGTGTCTTGATATTGAATTAAGAAAACTATCCAACGGTGAAATGGGTTACCGTGATATGATCAGAAAATTATCTCAGAGATTTGGAGAAAACAAGCCTTTCAAAGACGATAAACTGATCGATGAATTGGTGACGGTTACCGGTTATCCTCAAATAAAAGATTTTTACAACAAATACATCGCAGGAAACCAGCCAACGCCTTATGCAGAATATCTAAGTCAGGTAGGCGTGGAAATTGGTAAGCAGGAAACTCCACCAATTTTCTGGTTAATTAAAGATCCTAACCAAACAGGCTATAACGAGAAAAATAATACGTTTGTTTTTGATGAAAGTTCAGCCTTATCTCCTTTCTCAAAAAGTGTCGGATTTAAAATCACAGACGAAGTTTTAGCTTTAGACGGAAAAACCATCGATATTAAAAACGTACAGGCCTTTATCAACTATTCTAAAACCATTAAAGAAGGGCAAAATGTCACTCTTACGGTTCTAAGAAAGAACGGCGACAAAATGGATAAGATCGACCTTAAAGGAAAAGCAATTCTTGATAAATTGACGATGGAAACGCTTCAATACAAAGCCAATCCGACTCCGGCAGAAAAGAAATTGCAGGATCAGTGGTTGACCGGGAAGAAATAA
- a CDS encoding M1 family metallopeptidase codes for MKKLSYTLLLASGLVFGQFFEKPENFTKQDTLKGSNTKFRNFWDVKKYELSVEPNFEQKSIKGTNKISFEIIKDIANPTFQIDLQQPMKADKVEGNFPIAEYKQDGDFIWIKTNKSFKKGEKYSIDVTYSGNPVIAKNAPWDGGWVFTTDEKGNPWISVADEGIGASIWLPTKDIWSDEPDNGMVMKIITPKDLVGVGNGRLIDKKTEGDKTTYTWQVKNPINAYSIIPNIGKYVNFKDTYKGEKGTLDLDYWVLDYNLDKAKKQFQQVKPMISAFEYWFGPYPFYEDSYKLVDSPYLGMEHQSNVAYGNGYQNGYRGHDYFGTGIGLNWDYIIVHESGHEWFANNITAKDQADMWIHESFTTYSETLFTEKYMDKKSADIYAQGYRNKIDNDVPIIGQYGVRNEGSGDMYPKGASMIHTIRQVINNDEKFRQILRGLSKEFYHQTVTTQQIENYISSKSGIDFSSVFNQYLRSIKIPTLEYSQKGEALKFRYTNVVKNLKLPIIIDGETINPTENWQTVKLKKGTPVEFNKNYYINYKKVQ; via the coding sequence ATGAAAAAGCTTTCATATACACTTTTATTGGCGTCAGGACTTGTTTTCGGACAATTCTTCGAAAAACCCGAAAATTTCACCAAACAAGATACTTTAAAAGGTTCAAATACCAAGTTTAGAAACTTTTGGGATGTAAAAAAATATGAGCTTTCAGTTGAACCAAATTTCGAACAGAAAAGCATCAAAGGAACCAACAAAATCAGCTTTGAAATTATTAAAGATATTGCAAATCCTACTTTTCAAATAGACCTTCAACAGCCGATGAAAGCTGATAAAGTGGAAGGAAATTTCCCGATTGCAGAATATAAACAGGACGGAGATTTTATTTGGATCAAAACCAATAAAAGCTTTAAAAAAGGAGAAAAATATTCCATTGATGTTACTTATTCAGGAAATCCTGTGATCGCTAAAAATGCGCCATGGGACGGAGGATGGGTTTTCACAACGGATGAGAAAGGAAATCCTTGGATAAGCGTTGCCGATGAAGGAATTGGAGCTTCGATCTGGCTTCCCACAAAAGATATTTGGAGTGATGAGCCAGATAATGGAATGGTTATGAAGATCATAACTCCGAAAGATTTAGTCGGAGTTGGAAACGGAAGATTAATCGACAAAAAAACAGAAGGAGATAAAACAACCTACACGTGGCAGGTTAAAAACCCGATCAACGCCTACTCTATTATTCCTAATATTGGAAAATATGTTAATTTTAAAGATACCTACAAAGGTGAAAAAGGAACATTGGATCTTGATTATTGGGTGTTGGATTATAATTTAGATAAAGCTAAAAAACAATTCCAACAGGTAAAACCAATGATTTCTGCCTTTGAGTATTGGTTTGGTCCGTATCCTTTCTATGAAGATTCTTACAAATTGGTTGATTCACCTTATTTGGGTATGGAGCACCAAAGTAATGTTGCATATGGAAACGGTTATCAAAACGGATATCGTGGACATGATTATTTTGGAACAGGAATCGGTTTAAACTGGGACTATATCATCGTTCACGAAAGCGGACACGAATGGTTTGCCAATAATATCACGGCAAAAGATCAGGCAGATATGTGGATTCACGAGAGCTTTACAACTTATTCTGAGACACTTTTCACCGAAAAATATATGGATAAAAAGTCCGCAGATATTTATGCTCAAGGATATAGAAATAAAATTGATAATGACGTTCCAATTATCGGACAATACGGCGTAAGAAACGAAGGAAGTGGTGACATGTACCCAAAAGGAGCAAGTATGATCCACACGATTCGTCAGGTGATTAATAATGATGAAAAATTCAGACAAATTTTAAGAGGTTTGAGTAAAGAGTTCTATCATCAAACCGTAACAACGCAGCAGATTGAAAATTATATTTCATCAAAATCAGGAATTGATTTTTCGAGTGTATTCAATCAATATTTAAGAAGTATAAAAATTCCGACCTTGGAATATTCTCAAAAAGGAGAAGCCTTGAAATTCCGTTACACGAATGTGGTTAAAAATCTTAAGCTTCCGATCATCATTGATGGTGAAACCATTAATCCAACCGAAAACTGGCAGACAGTAAAGTTGAAAAAAGGAACTCCGGTTGAGTTTAACAAGAATTATTATATTAATTATAAGAAAGTACAGTAA